A single region of the Anaerococcus urinomassiliensis genome encodes:
- a CDS encoding class I SAM-dependent methyltransferase: protein MDINDVLKITDDLKRNDELYKIFDEEKRLESKAGSVEKITTVNEIDKLINSKTKALDIGAATGVYSLYLAEKVDEVVSFEPSSANFSKLNEKISQENIKNIKAYKKSSMDMGDLASNYFDLVLLFGPMYHLSNEKDRQFTLKEAKRVCKKGGHILIAFINHDMIPMTETKYNPNFMSTNLFDQGKLRVKNTPFIYFTLDECTKMLENENLKIKERIASDGFSELLADKINQMTEESFHTYLSWHQSHSKNENLLSASNHFLFVCEN, encoded by the coding sequence ATGGACATAAATGATGTTTTAAAAATTACCGATGATTTAAAAAGAAATGATGAACTATACAAAATTTTTGATGAAGAAAAAAGGCTTGAAAGTAAGGCTGGATCAGTTGAAAAAATAACGACAGTTAATGAAATTGACAAACTAATAAATAGCAAAACAAAAGCTCTGGATATTGGAGCGGCAACAGGCGTATATAGCCTTTATTTAGCAGAAAAAGTAGATGAGGTAGTATCATTTGAGCCATCCAGTGCTAATTTTTCAAAGTTAAATGAGAAGATTTCTCAAGAAAATATTAAAAATATCAAAGCTTACAAAAAGTCATCCATGGATATGGGTGATCTAGCTAGCAATTACTTTGACTTAGTATTACTTTTTGGTCCAATGTATCACCTATCAAATGAAAAAGATAGACAATTTACCCTAAAAGAGGCTAAAAGAGTTTGTAAGAAAGGTGGTCATATCTTAATAGCATTTATAAATCACGATATGATCCCAATGACAGAAACTAAATACAATCCAAATTTCATGTCAACAAATCTTTTTGACCAAGGAAAATTGAGGGTTAAAAACACTCCGTTCATATATTTCACCCTAGATGAATGCACAAAAATGCTAGAAAACGAAAACTTAAAAATAAAAGAAAGAATAGCAAGCGATGGATTTTCTGAACTTTTAGCAGATAAAATAAACCAAATGACCGAGGAAAGTTTTCACACGTACTTATCATGGCACCAAAGCCACTCAAAAAATGAAAATTTATTATCAGCAAGCAACCACTTTTTGTTTGTGTGTGAAAATTAA
- a CDS encoding N-acetylmannosamine-6-phosphate 2-epimerase, which yields MSDSKKIESLKGKLIVSCQALADEPLHSSFIMGRMARAAKVGGASGIRANTSEDIREIQKEVDLPIIGIVKRDYDDSKVYITPTMAEVEELIPTNVDVIALDATGDIRPNGLSLDDFYKEIRDKYPDQLLMADCSTVEEAIHADELGFDFVGTTLVGYTDQSREDKIEADDFAILRKIIKNVGARVIAEGNINTPEKAKRVIDLGAYSVVVGSIITRPQVITKNFVDKLAE from the coding sequence ATGAGCGATAGTAAAAAAATTGAATCTTTGAAGGGTAAGCTCATTGTTTCTTGCCAAGCCTTGGCTGATGAACCTTTGCATTCTTCATTTATTATGGGAAGGATGGCAAGAGCTGCCAAAGTAGGTGGGGCAAGTGGCATCAGAGCGAATACTAGCGAAGATATTAGAGAAATCCAAAAAGAAGTGGATCTTCCAATTATAGGCATAGTTAAAAGAGACTATGACGATTCGAAAGTATACATAACACCAACTATGGCTGAAGTTGAGGAACTTATACCAACTAATGTAGATGTCATAGCCCTAGATGCTACAGGAGATATTAGACCAAATGGACTTAGTCTTGATGATTTTTATAAGGAAATCAGAGACAAGTACCCAGACCAATTGTTGATGGCTGATTGTTCTACTGTCGAAGAAGCTATCCATGCAGATGAACTTGGTTTTGATTTTGTTGGCACAACCTTGGTTGGATACACAGACCAATCTAGGGAAGATAAGATCGAGGCAGATGACTTTGCTATACTTAGGAAGATTATCAAAAATGTAGGTGCAAGGGTCATTGCTGAGGGCAATATCAATACACCGGAAAAGGCAAAGAGGGTTATAGACCTTGGTGCTTATAGTGTAGTAGTTGGATCAATAATAACTAGACCACAAGTTATTACAAAGAATTTCGTTGATAAATTAGCAGAATAA
- a CDS encoding dihydrodipicolinate synthase family protein: MRNLDKYKGVIPAFYACYDEEGNISPERVRNLTKYFIEKGVKGVYVNGSSGECIYQSVEDKKIVLENVMEEAKGKLTVIAHVACNNTKDSMELAAHAESLGVDAIASIPPIYFRLPEYAIAEYWNDISSAAPNTDFVIYNIPQLAGVALTPSLFAEMRKNPRVIGVKNSSMPVQDIQMFKQDAGEDYIIFNGPDEQFISGRLIGAEGAIGGTYGAMPDLFLKMNEHLINGNLEEARNMQYDINAIIYKMVSGHGNMYAVIKAILKENENLDLGSVRKPLAGLIDSDQAIVKEAAAMINKAREKYIV, translated from the coding sequence ATGAGAAATTTAGACAAATACAAGGGAGTAATTCCAGCATTTTATGCTTGCTATGATGAAGAAGGCAACATCAGCCCAGAAAGAGTGAGAAATCTTACCAAATACTTTATCGAAAAAGGCGTTAAGGGAGTATATGTTAACGGTTCTTCTGGAGAATGTATCTACCAGAGCGTTGAAGATAAGAAAATCGTTTTAGAAAATGTCATGGAAGAAGCAAAAGGCAAATTAACAGTTATTGCCCACGTAGCTTGCAACAACACAAAAGATTCTATGGAACTTGCAGCTCATGCAGAAAGCCTTGGAGTAGATGCCATAGCTTCTATACCACCTATATATTTTAGACTACCAGAATATGCTATTGCAGAGTATTGGAACGACATATCATCTGCTGCTCCAAACACAGATTTTGTAATCTACAACATCCCACAACTAGCAGGTGTTGCACTTACACCAAGCCTATTTGCAGAAATGAGAAAAAATCCTAGAGTAATAGGCGTGAAAAACTCATCAATGCCAGTTCAAGACATACAAATGTTCAAGCAAGATGCTGGCGAAGATTACATCATTTTCAACGGTCCAGATGAACAATTTATCTCAGGCCGTCTAATCGGTGCAGAAGGTGCAATCGGTGGAACATATGGAGCTATGCCAGACCTATTTTTAAAGATGAACGAACATTTAATAAATGGAAACTTAGAAGAAGCTAGAAATATGCAATATGACATCAATGCTATCATCTACAAGATGGTATCAGGCCATGGCAATATGTATGCAGTTATCAAGGCTATACTTAAAGAAAATGAAAACTTAGACCTTGGCTCTGTAAGAAAACCTTTAGCAGGACTTATAGATTCTGACCAAGCTATAGTAAAAGAAGCAGCTGCCATGATTAATAAAGCTCGTGAGAAATACATTGTATAA
- a CDS encoding sodium:solute symporter, whose translation MQGFTTIDLIILIAYLGAVLFAGLHFSKKEMKGKEYFRGDGSIPWWVTSVSIFATLLSPISFLSLAGNSYAGTWIMWFAQLGMLIAIPFTIKYFLPIYSKLDIDTAYQYLEIRYQSKGLRVLGAIMFIIYQIGRMSIIMYLPCMVLSELMGISVDLLIIIMGVIAIIYSYTGGLKSVLWTDFIQGSVLLIGVTFGLIYLVSNIDGGLGAINYELFANNKFLAVDQPIFDANILKDSVFLLIFGAGINTIGSYVSSQDIVQRFTTTNDSKQLRKMMITNGCLSLFIATVFYLIGTGLYVFYQSQGNPLPPSAQQDQIFASWIAYELPVGVTGILLAAIYAASQSTLSTGLNSVASSWALDIQSTFNKKDMTFEKQTKIGQRVSLLVGIFAIVVSILLAHGGVKSAYEWFNGFMGLVLGILVGIFILGAFTKVANKFGASLAFIVASCVMVYIKYFVDPAKVSFWSYSMISIAVSLVVGLLGSVIYNKVKKEKFIPPANSTVYKEV comes from the coding sequence ATGCAGGGTTTTACAACTATTGACTTAATCATACTTATAGCATATCTTGGAGCAGTTCTCTTTGCTGGTCTTCACTTTTCCAAAAAGGAAATGAAGGGCAAGGAATACTTCAGAGGCGATGGATCAATCCCATGGTGGGTAACATCAGTTTCTATCTTTGCTACCCTACTAAGCCCAATATCCTTCCTATCACTTGCTGGTAACTCTTATGCTGGCACATGGATAATGTGGTTTGCTCAGCTAGGAATGCTTATAGCTATACCATTTACTATAAAATATTTCCTACCTATCTACAGCAAACTAGACATAGACACAGCTTACCAATACCTAGAAATCAGATATCAATCCAAGGGCCTCAGGGTCCTAGGGGCAATCATGTTTATAATCTATCAAATCGGTAGAATGTCCATTATCATGTACCTACCTTGTATGGTTCTATCAGAGCTAATGGGTATTAGCGTGGACCTATTGATTATAATCATGGGGGTTATAGCTATCATATATTCATATACAGGTGGACTAAAATCAGTACTATGGACAGACTTCATCCAAGGCTCAGTTCTCCTAATAGGTGTAACATTTGGACTAATATATCTTGTAAGCAACATAGATGGTGGCCTTGGGGCAATAAACTACGAACTATTTGCCAACAACAAGTTTTTGGCTGTTGACCAACCAATCTTTGATGCAAATATCCTAAAAGATAGCGTGTTTTTACTAATATTTGGAGCTGGTATCAACACCATAGGATCCTATGTATCAAGCCAAGATATAGTACAAAGATTTACAACAACAAACGACTCCAAACAACTTAGAAAGATGATGATAACAAATGGATGCTTATCCCTATTCATAGCTACTGTGTTTTACCTAATAGGTACAGGACTATATGTCTTCTACCAAAGCCAAGGTAATCCACTACCACCAAGTGCCCAACAAGACCAAATCTTTGCATCTTGGATAGCTTACGAACTTCCAGTAGGAGTTACAGGTATCCTACTAGCAGCCATATATGCAGCCAGCCAATCAACCCTATCAACAGGACTAAACTCAGTTGCATCAAGCTGGGCCTTAGACATCCAATCAACTTTCAACAAAAAAGACATGACCTTTGAAAAACAAACCAAGATAGGCCAAAGAGTTTCACTGTTGGTAGGTATATTTGCCATAGTAGTATCAATTCTACTAGCTCATGGTGGAGTCAAATCAGCTTACGAATGGTTCAACGGATTTATGGGACTAGTTTTAGGAATCTTGGTTGGAATATTTATCCTAGGTGCCTTTACAAAAGTTGCCAACAAATTTGGAGCAAGCCTTGCTTTCATAGTCGCTTCATGTGTGATGGTATATATCAAATACTTTGTTGACCCAGCCAAAGTATCATTCTGGTCATACTCTATGATATCAATTGCAGTGTCACTTGTCGTAGGCCTTCTAGGATCTGTCATCTACAACAAGGTCAAAAAAGAAAAATTCATCCCACCAGCAAACTCAACAGTATATAAGGAAGTGTAA
- a CDS encoding YhcH/YjgK/YiaL family protein yields MIFGNITNLSEYNFLEEKIKECFVYAKANDLKSYKPGRHDIKGDKLFVNLVEYETTNPENRFWEAHKDYIDLHLLLDGKEQIDLNFLKNMTLGDYIKEDDYQKIEGNKNSSVVLSEGDFLICYPNDGHMTAIAVNDSQKIKKAIFKIKI; encoded by the coding sequence ATGATATTTGGCAATATTACAAACTTGAGCGAATATAATTTTCTAGAAGAAAAAATCAAAGAATGCTTCGTTTATGCCAAGGCCAATGATTTAAAATCATACAAGCCTGGACGCCACGACATAAAAGGTGATAAACTATTTGTAAATTTAGTAGAATATGAAACTACAAATCCAGAAAATAGGTTCTGGGAAGCTCACAAAGATTATATAGACCTTCATCTTCTCTTGGATGGAAAAGAGCAAATAGACCTTAATTTCCTAAAAAATATGACATTGGGTGATTATATCAAAGAAGATGACTACCAAAAGATAGAAGGAAACAAAAATTCATCAGTAGTTTTAAGTGAGGGAGACTTTTTAATCTGCTACCCTAATGATGGTCATATGACAGCAATAGCAGTAAATGATTCTCAAAAAATCAAAAAAGCAATATTTAAAATAAAGATTTAA
- a CDS encoding ROK family protein codes for MKKYISIDIGGTFIKYGLISEDGTIIENHEMPTQAQKGGEEILNKVLKIIENYTKNHQIEAVAISTAGMVDREKGSIRYASDLIPNYTGTNFKKPIKEKFGLNSSVENDVNCAGLAEYTSGAGKDSKIALMLTIGTGIGGCAVINGEVYQGVSGSALEVGYMKIENGTFQSLGSAKSLVEKVAIEKNESIEDWDGKKIFDLAKKSDPICTKAIDEMCQALAIGIANISYVLNPDTVILGGGIMAQEDYLYDIIDSKLKENLAKPIYEQISLKFAKHRNSAGMLGAFYNYKNN; via the coding sequence TTGAAAAAATACATAAGCATAGACATAGGTGGAACTTTCATCAAATACGGTCTAATAAGCGAAGATGGGACCATAATTGAAAACCACGAAATGCCAACCCAAGCCCAAAAAGGTGGCGAAGAGATCCTAAACAAGGTCCTAAAAATCATAGAAAACTACACAAAGAATCATCAAATAGAGGCTGTAGCCATATCCACAGCTGGCATGGTCGACAGGGAAAAAGGATCCATTCGCTATGCCTCAGATCTCATACCAAACTACACAGGAACAAACTTCAAAAAACCAATCAAGGAAAAATTTGGCCTCAACTCTTCAGTAGAAAATGACGTCAACTGTGCAGGCCTTGCCGAATACACATCAGGAGCAGGTAAGGATAGCAAGATTGCCCTCATGTTAACCATAGGAACTGGCATTGGTGGCTGTGCTGTAATAAATGGAGAAGTCTACCAAGGAGTATCAGGCTCTGCCCTAGAAGTAGGCTATATGAAAATAGAAAATGGAACTTTCCAATCCCTTGGCTCAGCCAAAAGCTTAGTGGAAAAAGTGGCCATAGAAAAAAACGAGAGCATAGAAGATTGGGATGGCAAAAAGATCTTTGACCTTGCCAAGAAGTCTGATCCTATTTGCACCAAGGCCATAGATGAAATGTGCCAAGCCCTAGCCATAGGCATAGCAAACATCTCCTATGTACTAAACCCAGATACAGTAATACTAGGAGGGGGCATAATGGCCCAGGAAGATTACCTCTATGACATAATAGATAGCAAGCTAAAAGAAAATTTGGCCAAGCCTATATATGAGCAAATCAGCCTCAAATTTGCCAAACACAGAAACTCCGCAGGTATGCTGGGGGCTTTCTATAACTACAAAAACAATTAA
- a CDS encoding MurR/RpiR family transcriptional regulator encodes MSKVLTTYQELLNKTYSLIDENQIKRVIDYFNSSNKVFVCGKGSSGLAANEMELRFMRIGVNIDSITDADQMKMRAVFHTANSLIIGLSISGETEEVLYFLKEAHKRKAKTVLISSQNRTELKDYCDEIVLVPSLKHLNYGNVISPQFPLSVMVDLLYSFFVDEDKNLKEKMHGHTLEALNVGYKRENK; translated from the coding sequence GTGAGCAAAGTACTGACAACCTACCAAGAACTATTGAACAAAACATATTCGCTAATAGACGAAAATCAAATCAAAAGAGTCATAGACTATTTTAATAGTAGCAATAAGGTCTTCGTATGTGGTAAGGGATCATCAGGTCTTGCAGCAAACGAGATGGAACTTAGGTTCATGAGGATAGGGGTAAACATAGACTCCATCACAGATGCTGACCAGATGAAGATGCGAGCTGTCTTTCACACAGCAAATAGTCTAATCATAGGTCTAAGCATAAGCGGTGAAACAGAAGAAGTCTTATACTTTTTAAAAGAAGCTCACAAGAGAAAGGCCAAAACTGTTCTAATCAGCTCACAAAATAGGACTGAACTAAAAGACTACTGCGACGAAATAGTCCTAGTACCATCACTTAAACACCTAAACTACGGCAATGTAATCAGTCCCCAATTCCCCCTATCAGTAATGGTAGACCTTCTCTACTCCTTTTTCGTAGATGAAGATAAAAACCTAAAAGAAAAGATGCACGGACATACCCTAGAAGCCCTAAATGTAGGCTACAAAAGAGAAAACAAATAG